The DNA region AATGAAAATGCAGTGGGAAACAGAAAAAGAAGAGGTCAATGCAGTCAGCAACAAGCGTGCTGAAATCGACAAAGCTAAACATGAATTAGAAGACGCCGAAAACAATTACGATCTTGAACGTGCTGCGGTGTTGCGTCATGGAACTATTCCACAGTTAGAAGAAGAATTAAAAAATCTAGAAGCTAAGAATGCCAAAGATAATGTCAAAATGGTTCAAGAAGCAGTGACAGAAAATGAAATTGCTTTGGTTGTTGGCCGTTTGACAGGGATCCCTGTAACGAAGTTAGTTGAGGGCGAACGAGAAAAATTGATGAAATTGAACGAAACATTACACAAACGTGTCATAGGACAAGATGAGGCAGTCGATGCAGTCAGTGATGCGGTGATACGTTCAAGAGCAGGATTGCAAGATCCAAATCGCCCATTAGGTTCCTTCTTATTCTTAGGACCAACCGGTGTAGGGAAAACAGAACTTGCTAAAGCTTTAGCAGAAGATTTATTTGATTCTGAAGATCATATGGTACGGATCGATATGAGTGAATATATGGAAAAACATAGTGTGTCTCGTTTAGTCGGTGCGCCTCCAGGCTATGTTGGCTATGAAGAAGGCGGCCAATTGACTGAAGCCGTTCGCCGGAATCCGTACACGATCGTTTTATTAGATGAAATCGAAAAAGCTCATCCTGACGTATTTAACATTTTGCTTCAAGTCTTAGATGACGGACGTTTGACAGATTCTAAAGGCCGTGTCGTTGATTTTAAAAATACAGTCTTGATCATGACCAGCAATATTGGTTCTCAATTACTGCTTGAGGGTGTGACACCTGAAGGAACGATTCCTGAAGAGGTAGAAGAACAGGTGATGACGATTTTACGTGGAAACTTTAAACCTGAATTCTTAAATAGAATCGATGATACGATTTTATTCACTCCTCTAAGCTTGGATAATGTCAAAGGAATCATTGAAAAAATGACAGAGCAGCTTTCTAAGCGTTTAGAGCATCAAGAGATCGAATTAGTGATTTCTGATGAGGCGAAAACTTGGATCGCTGAAAGTGGTTATGATCCAGCATATGGTGCTCGTCCTTTGAAACGATTCATTACAAAAGAACTAGAAACACCACTAGCCAAAGAAATCGTTTCTGGTAGAGTATTACCAAAAACAAAAGTAACGATCAGTCTATTAAACAATCAATTAGTCTTTGAAAATGAAGTATTTGAAGAGTAGATAGTGTGAGTTGAAGGGATAGAAAGAACGTTGCATGATTATAGCAAGTGGTATCTTCACCAGTTGAATTTAGAATGCAGGAGAAAGTAAAATGCTACTTTTTTCCTGCATTTTTTCTGGTCAATGAAGTGTTTTGACTGTTTGAATACAAAATGATTGCGAAAAATCATTTTTACTATAAAATAATGAAGAGTAGAAGATTGGAGTGGATATTTTGGAGAAAATGAAAGAGCGTGTCGTTATGCTTGGCGATGCAATCATAGCAATTATTATTACGATCATGGTCTTAGATCTGCCGATAAAATTAAATCAATCTGGGAATATAGAATTAGAGCTATTATTTCGTTCTGTAGGCATTTATTTTATTAGTTTTTGTTTTGTAGGCAATTTTTGGTATCAAACTGCACAAGTTTTTAATCTCGTTAATAAGATCAAGAATAAAGATTTTGTTGTTTACATGATCCTGATGTTTTTTCTTTCCCTTGTGCCAGCATTCACTAGATTGTTGATCGAAGATACGAATCGGGAGATCGTCCTCATGTATGGACTGTTGACTTTTATCGTTACTATCTTTTTGCAAATCTTACTTAATTCGCTGGAGCAACAGATCAATGAGGAAAAGAAAGTGAAAGATGGGGTCCAACGAAAGATCAGATTCAAACATAGAGGAACTTTTATTTTTAGAATTTTTCTTTTAGTGTTAGCTTATTTTTATCCTAAACTAGGACTTGTTGTGTATCTTGGTTTACCAATTTTTGGCTTTTTACAAAACATCGTCACACATGAGGAAGATATTTATGTCGATCAAATGAATGACGAACAAAGAAAATATTATTTTCAGTCGCAAAGTCAGCCTTGGGATAATGGCTTTCAAAAATATGCTGCTTTATTGCGTTCTTCTATGAATAATGCCCAAGGTGCGCAAAAAGATCCAGAATGGTGGCATCAGTTCAATCATCAGTGGCAGTCAGAAGTAGATCGTAAAATTACAGAAATAGATCAAGAACTAGCGAAAACAGATGATCCGTCACAAAAACAATACTTAAATCATAAAAAAGAAAAACTGGAAAATCAGAGAAAGCAAATTGATGATTATGCAAGAATGATCTCAGACAAACACCAAAGACCACGAGAGTCAAAAGAGGGATGATATGGAAAAAAAGAGCAGACGTTTGGATGAACAGCTATGTTTTTCCTTACAAACAGTAAATAAGCAATTTAATCGAATGTATGCAAAAGCACTCAAACCATTTCATTTGACCTATCCGCAGTATCTAGTTTTACTTGTTTTATGGGAGCACTCTGATCAACGGATCACTGACCTAGGAGAAAAACTGGCACTGGATACAGGAACGTTGACGCCGATGCTGAAAAGAATGGAAGCAAGTGGATACATTCATCGCAATCGTTTAGCTAAAGATGAACGGATCGTGATTATTTCTCTTTCTGAAAAGGCAGTCGAATTAGAGCAGGAAATCTACGAAAAAGTAGAGAGCTGTTTGACACAGTTGAATGTTGAAGAAAATGACTATTTTTCTTTGATCAAACAACTCAATGAGCTAAGTGGACAAATTGCACAGATCGATCATAAAATATGATAAATGAGGGACTGGAACTTTTATGTGCCACTCCCTTTTAATTTTGAATACACGATGGAAACAAAAGGAAAGCTGTTGAAAATCGAGTAAACTATTTGAAGCAAAATAATGTACTTCCCTAAAAATATTGTGTACAATATAATTGTATGAAAGGTAAATAAAACATCTATGATTTGGAGGAAGAGAATATGAAAAAAATTTATTCAACAACAATTATCAATACGGGTGGAAGAGAAGGTGAAGTATACTCGCCTGATAAATCATTCAGCTACGAAGTAACATCACCCGGTCCGCATAAAGAAAATAAGACCAATCCTGAGCAACTATTTGCTGCAGCCTATAGCTCTTGTTTCAACAGTGCTTTAGAACTTGTGATGGGACAAAAGAACATCCACTCTAAGAGTACAGTAAAAGCAACTGTTTCTTTGTTTAGTGATGAAGAGACTGGCTTCCAAGTTGGTGTTGTCTTATCTGTCAAAATCGATGATGTAGATCATGCGACAGCCGTTGAATTAGTCAATACAGCACATCAAGTATGCCCATATTCAAAAGCAACAAAAGGGAACATTTCTGTAGAGTTAGAAGTAGAATAATTAGTTCACACAAATAAAAGAGAGCTTGAAACAAAACTAGTTTTTAGTTTTGTTTCAAGCTCTCTTTTTCTATAAGTTCAATAGAAGTAATGTAGCCGCCGCAGCGCCATCATCTTTACTATCATATGAGCCGATCATCTCACTTGATAAGAATCCCGTCTTTTTATTAATGCCGCCGCGTCATAAAACTCCACTCTTTCACTTGAAAGGATTCCTGTTTTCTTGTAAATCGATGTCACAATAATAACTCCTTTTTTTAGCGTGAAGCATTATTTTGTTTTTCTAAACGCATATGCTTTAAAATAATCAGGATCATTACGTTTGATAAAACTATAAAAAGTTAAAAGCAATGCACCAATTGTATTGGTCAATAAGTCACCCATTGTATCCATCAATGCAGCACGACCGATGTATGGTTGCCCAGCTTCAGTCATATACCGCTGCAAATTCATATTCCCGATAGAATCACATAAAAACTCCCAAAATTCCCAAAAAACACCACACAAACCAGCAAAAGCAAAGCCCATTACAATAAAAAGCCAAGGACTGATCTTGGAAAAATCAGCTTCTCTCAAGCAATAGCCGATAATCGCATAACCAACAGCTACCAATAAGATAGGGCTGACTGCATGTAGAATTTTATCCCAGAATGGCACGATGATGATCAATCGTAACCCTGTACCAAGGAACACAGCGATCCAAAGAAAAAACCAATAGTAAAGCCGAACCATTTTTGGGAAAATCAACCCAGTGAATCGTGTAAAAATAAAAGGAACAAAAATCACTGCGATCCCTGCAATCATTTCAACAGTCAATAGTAGGTATTGTTCTTTAGGCTGAACGACAAAACTTTTGACGATATTTACCAGTAAAGTAATGAAGCCAAATGCGAGTAAAAAATAGAACAACCGCTTTTCTTGTTGATCTTCAAATTCTATTTTCATAAAAAAACCTCCCGATTTATATGTGCTCTATTTTTTCAGATGTTCTTCGATCAAGGATAGAAACGTCTGCTCATCAGTTGCCACTGTTCCATTCAATTTTAATAAACCTACTGTGTAGAGATTCAAGTAGTGAAATTGATTTTCAGCGGTGTCACTTAAAGCATCTAATTTTTTTTGATTATCTGCCCCTTGCTGCCGTGTATCTGTATATAATCCAACCATTGGAATATTTTTGGCATAGGCTACACCAATTTCAGAAGCGACACCAGGATCGATGACAGCGCCATCTAGAACTGCAACCAACAAATCACTTTCAAGGACTCGTTCGGTATCAGCGAGAGCAATCATTTTGCTGTCAGCGTAAGCAGTTTTATCATTGATTGCACCGTTCTCCTGAGGCAGATAGACCTCTATTTTATCATCTAGAGCACGGATGTTCTTGACCAAATAGTCATTATAAAGTAAGTCTGCTTTAGCAAACATGGGACCAGCAAAGTAAATTTTCATCTTATAAGTTCCTCCAATAATTGTTTATAGCTACTCGTTAAAAAAGTGACTCAAAAATAATCGCTAAAATAAGCTTCCTGATCAGGAATGATCCGTTCTAATGAATGCAATGTTTCTTTATCAGTGATCAGACGCTCGATTCTGTGAAGATAGGTTGGTCTGCGATAATTCATCAAAAGACAAGTCAATGTTTGAATATCGATCGTTACAGGCTGTCCTAAGGGTTCATCGGAAATAGTGACTTGATCTTCTTCATCCCACATCAAACTGAAAATGCCATTGTTCCATTCAGCCACCGGATCACTGACTACGAAGTGAAACGGCTTTGCAGTACTTGAATAAGGATAAGCTTGAAGCATTTCTTTGACATCAACGATTCGCGCCATGTAGTAAGGTTCGATCGTCTCTTTGATTTGACTATCCTCAAGTAAAAAAGCGAGGGGCTCATTTTTATAAATATCGCCAGTAGCCCAATAGATCATTGAAAAATGAGCGGAGATAAAGTTCCATAAGCCATTTCTGGCTTCCTGATTGATATAAAACATTTCTTTGATGTGAAATACTTCTTCAGCGACCCAATAAAACAAGACACCTAAAGGCTCCTGATTTGCGCCATAATACACGGCGGCTGTTCGTTCCTCTTCATTTTCAAAGCGCCAGTATTCTTCCCAGTTGAATTCACTGCGAATCAATGCTCCGTGATTTTGACGGGCAAACTTTGCATAAACCGAAAAAACATCCTCATGATCTACATTGACCCGCTCTACCATTCCAGGAACAGCCACTTGTTTGGGCAGCTGTGTGTCACGTATTTTAAATGACAGCTTGTCAGACATGATTTCCCAGCCTTTTCTACGATAGTAAGGAATATTATATGGATAAAGATAGGAGATCCATTGTTTATCCTGCCGCATGTTTTTAAGGGCTAGATGGATCAGATCCTGCATCAATCCATGATTAGCGTACTCAGGATAGGTACCGACACCAGTGACTCCGCCCATTTTGAACAAGGTACCATGGATGTTGACTTCACAGGGATAAATAGCGATTTGAGAAATCAACTTATCTTCGTGAAACCAGCCAAAAACTTTTGATTGTTCCAAAATTGGCTGTTTGGATTTAATCAATTCTTTTTTACTTTCATAACCGCTTTCTTCTAAATCTGCTTCCGTAAATTGGAAAACATAGCTCAATAGCTCATTGAACTGATCAACATATTTTTCATCAACAACTTTTAACTCTAAATTTTCTCTGAACTCTTTTTGGTCCATTTTTCCATCTCCAATTAATTTTCTATCCTCAGTATATCAAAAAAAATGGAATATACAGAGTATTTGCTTATTAAAAAAGAATTAAGAGGCAATCGATTGGCTTAAAAGTATGTTACTCTTTGATGAGAGGAGATGATGTAATGAAAAAGAAGCTTTATTTATTACGGCATGGTGAAACGGAATTCAATAAAAAAGGGATCTATCAGGGGATTTTAGATTCTCCATTGACGGAAGCGGGCGTACAGCAAGTTCAGGCCAATGCTTTTTTACTTAAACGAAAGTTGGCAGATGTTCAAGACCAACAGATTCTTTTTCTATCAAGTCCGTTGGGAAGAGCTATTCAAAGTTCAAAGCTAATACAGCAAATATTAGATCGCAAAGAATTGACTATAATGACTGACGAGCGTTTGAAGGAAGTTGATATCGGTGAGTGGAATGGGAAAAATAGAGAACAGATTCAAGCACAACAGCCAGAGCTTGAGTCAAATACTTTTAATTGGTACTTTAAAGGACCAAATGGCGAAACTCTCTCTGATGTAGAAAGTCGTTGTAATGAATGGTTAGCTGATTTGGAAAATGCTGAGGAAGAACATGTGATCATCATGGCTCATGGACTTCTTGGGAGAGTACTGCGAGGCTGTTTCTCAAAGCTGAAAGAAGAAGAGTTGTTAAGTTTAGAAGTGCAGCAAAGAGGCTTTTTTTTATTGGAAAACCAACAGTCCATCTACGTGACAGACCATTTTGACGAATACGAGTAGATTGATTCTAGTATAAGTCGTTTGATTCATGGGAAAGTTCTTTAATTCTAGGTGAAACCTTGTTATAATGGTAAGTGCTGATTGAAAATGATCGGAGCTAAGAGTCATTGCTGAAGGTATTGAAAAAGCAAAACTGATTTAGCTGTTTATTAAAGAAATGAGGACAATAAATGAATATAAATGAAATGAAACAAAGACAAGAAAAAATTCGTAATTTTTCCATTATTGCCCATATTGACCACGGGAAGTCGACACTTGCCGACCGTATTTTAGAAAAAACAAATACGGTTACATCAAGAGAGATGCAGGATCAATTGTTGGATTCTATGGATCTTGAAAGAGAACGGGGAATCACGATCAAGCTGAAT from Enterococcus sp. 9D6_DIV0238 includes:
- a CDS encoding TMEM175 family protein; the protein is MKERVVMLGDAIIAIIITIMVLDLPIKLNQSGNIELELLFRSVGIYFISFCFVGNFWYQTAQVFNLVNKIKNKDFVVYMILMFFLSLVPAFTRLLIEDTNREIVLMYGLLTFIVTIFLQILLNSLEQQINEEKKVKDGVQRKIRFKHRGTFIFRIFLLVLAYFYPKLGLVVYLGLPIFGFLQNIVTHEEDIYVDQMNDEQRKYYFQSQSQPWDNGFQKYAALLRSSMNNAQGAQKDPEWWHQFNHQWQSEVDRKITEIDQELAKTDDPSQKQYLNHKKEKLENQRKQIDDYARMISDKHQRPRESKEG
- a CDS encoding MarR family winged helix-turn-helix transcriptional regulator, translated to MEKKSRRLDEQLCFSLQTVNKQFNRMYAKALKPFHLTYPQYLVLLVLWEHSDQRITDLGEKLALDTGTLTPMLKRMEASGYIHRNRLAKDERIVIISLSEKAVELEQEIYEKVESCLTQLNVEENDYFSLIKQLNELSGQIAQIDHKI
- a CDS encoding organic hydroperoxide resistance protein, giving the protein MKKIYSTTIINTGGREGEVYSPDKSFSYEVTSPGPHKENKTNPEQLFAAAYSSCFNSALELVMGQKNIHSKSTVKATVSLFSDEETGFQVGVVLSVKIDDVDHATAVELVNTAHQVCPYSKATKGNISVELEVE
- a CDS encoding nucleoside 2-deoxyribosyltransferase, with the translated sequence MKIYFAGPMFAKADLLYNDYLVKNIRALDDKIEVYLPQENGAINDKTAYADSKMIALADTERVLESDLLVAVLDGAVIDPGVASEIGVAYAKNIPMVGLYTDTRQQGADNQKKLDALSDTAENQFHYLNLYTVGLLKLNGTVATDEQTFLSLIEEHLKK
- a CDS encoding GNAT family N-acetyltransferase: MDQKEFRENLELKVVDEKYVDQFNELLSYVFQFTEADLEESGYESKKELIKSKQPILEQSKVFGWFHEDKLISQIAIYPCEVNIHGTLFKMGGVTGVGTYPEYANHGLMQDLIHLALKNMRQDKQWISYLYPYNIPYYRRKGWEIMSDKLSFKIRDTQLPKQVAVPGMVERVNVDHEDVFSVYAKFARQNHGALIRSEFNWEEYWRFENEEERTAAVYYGANQEPLGVLFYWVAEEVFHIKEMFYINQEARNGLWNFISAHFSMIYWATGDIYKNEPLAFLLEDSQIKETIEPYYMARIVDVKEMLQAYPYSSTAKPFHFVVSDPVAEWNNGIFSLMWDEEDQVTISDEPLGQPVTIDIQTLTCLLMNYRRPTYLHRIERLITDKETLHSLERIIPDQEAYFSDYF
- a CDS encoding histidine phosphatase family protein gives rise to the protein MKKKLYLLRHGETEFNKKGIYQGILDSPLTEAGVQQVQANAFLLKRKLADVQDQQILFLSSPLGRAIQSSKLIQQILDRKELTIMTDERLKEVDIGEWNGKNREQIQAQQPELESNTFNWYFKGPNGETLSDVESRCNEWLADLENAEEEHVIIMAHGLLGRVLRGCFSKLKEEELLSLEVQQRGFFLLENQQSIYVTDHFDEYE